Proteins co-encoded in one Zootoca vivipara chromosome 3, rZooViv1.1, whole genome shotgun sequence genomic window:
- the PTP4A1 gene encoding protein tyrosine phosphatase type IVA 1 isoform X2: MARMNRPAPVEITYKNMRFLITHNPTNATLNKFIEELKKYGVTTVVRVCEATYDTAPVEKEGIQVLDWPFDDGAPPSIQIVDDWLNLLKVKFREEPGCCIAVHCVAGLGRAPVLVALALIECGMKYEDAVQFIRHAVEPLTASSFSIWRNIVRKCDCVLKIQMVTVTTVVFSKNQAAYVSGFGSRR; this comes from the exons ATGGCCCGAATGAACCGCCCAGCTCCTGTGGAAATCACTTACAAGAATATGAGATTCCTTATCACTCACAATCCAACCAATGCAACCTTAAACAAGTTCATAGAG GAACTTAAGAAGTATGGAGTTACTACAGTAGTAAGAGTATGTGAAGCCACTTATGATACTGCTCCAGTAGAGAAAGAAGGCATTCAGGTCTTG GATTGGCCCTTTGATGACGGAGCACCACCATCTATCCAGATTGTTGATGATTGGCTAAACCTCCTAAAAGTTAAATTCCGTGAAGAGCCTGGTTGTTGCATTGCTGTACACTGTGTTGCTGGTCTTGGAAG AGCACCTGTATTAGTTGCCCTTGCACTCATTGAATGTGGAATGAAGTATGAGGATGCAGTGCAGTTCATAAGACA CGCCGTGGAGCCTTTAACAGCAAGCAGCTTCTCTATTTGGAGAAATATCGTCCGAAAATGCGACTGCGTTTTAAAGATTCAAATGGTCACCGTAACAACTGTTGTATTCAGTAAAAACCAAGCTGCCTATGTTTCTGGCTTTGGAAGTAGAAGATGA
- the PTP4A1 gene encoding protein tyrosine phosphatase type IVA 1 isoform X1 translates to MARMNRPAPVEITYKNMRFLITHNPTNATLNKFIEELKKYGVTTVVRVCEATYDTAPVEKEGIQVLDWPFDDGAPPSIQIVDDWLNLLKVKFREEPGCCIAVHCVAGLGRAPVLVALALIECGMKYEDAVQFIRQKRRGAFNSKQLLYLEKYRPKMRLRFKDSNGHRNNCCIQ, encoded by the exons ATGGCCCGAATGAACCGCCCAGCTCCTGTGGAAATCACTTACAAGAATATGAGATTCCTTATCACTCACAATCCAACCAATGCAACCTTAAACAAGTTCATAGAG GAACTTAAGAAGTATGGAGTTACTACAGTAGTAAGAGTATGTGAAGCCACTTATGATACTGCTCCAGTAGAGAAAGAAGGCATTCAGGTCTTG GATTGGCCCTTTGATGACGGAGCACCACCATCTATCCAGATTGTTGATGATTGGCTAAACCTCCTAAAAGTTAAATTCCGTGAAGAGCCTGGTTGTTGCATTGCTGTACACTGTGTTGCTGGTCTTGGAAG AGCACCTGTATTAGTTGCCCTTGCACTCATTGAATGTGGAATGAAGTATGAGGATGCAGTGCAGTTCATAAGACA GAAGCGCCGTGGAGCCTTTAACAGCAAGCAGCTTCTCTATTTGGAGAAATATCGTCCGAAAATGCGACTGCGTTTTAAAGATTCAAATGGTCACCGTAACAACTGTTGTATTCAGTAA